In the Acidovorax sp. A79 genome, one interval contains:
- a CDS encoding CopG family transcriptional regulator: MTPAPASSLAVRGKIPDSEKITINLGFVDLGHIDLLVSEGFYANRTDFIRTAIRQQLAAQGDAVRQVVARKMLVLGLQRFGRAELQAVQAAGQVLEIRVLGLVSIDDDVPPTLAQATIASITVLGAFHASAPVKAALAGRIG, from the coding sequence ATGACCCCAGCTCCCGCTTCGTCCCTGGCCGTGCGCGGCAAGATTCCCGATTCCGAAAAGATCACGATCAACCTGGGCTTTGTCGACCTGGGCCACATCGACCTGCTGGTGTCGGAAGGGTTTTATGCCAACCGCACCGACTTCATCCGCACGGCCATCCGCCAGCAGCTGGCCGCCCAGGGCGACGCCGTGCGGCAGGTGGTGGCCCGCAAGATGCTTGTGCTGGGCCTGCAGCGGTTTGGCCGCGCCGAGCTGCAAGCCGTGCAGGCAGCGGGCCAGGTGCTCGAGATCCGCGTGCTCGGCCTGGTCAGCATCGACGACGACGTGCCGCCCACCCTGGCGCAGGCCACGATTGCCTCCATCACGGTGCTGGGCGCGTTTCACGCCAGCGCCCCGGTCAAGGCCGCCCTGGCAGGGCGCATTGGCTGA
- a CDS encoding pyridoxamine 5'-phosphate oxidase family protein, giving the protein MPHDTPAHDTLWKLIKDIRFGMLTHRTASGMLHAHPLTTQNRRMDEQAELYFFIPKSGELYERLLTDGEVNVSYADPGADSYVSLSGQARFVDDLAQKEALWSTAAQAWFPGGHTDPELALLAVRIRHAEYWDVDESKMVQLFKMAKAAVTGQPPRQLGEHKELTLP; this is encoded by the coding sequence ATGCCCCACGACACCCCCGCCCACGACACCTTGTGGAAGCTCATCAAGGACATCCGCTTCGGGATGCTGACCCACCGCACCGCCAGCGGCATGCTGCATGCCCACCCGCTGACCACGCAGAACCGCCGCATGGACGAACAGGCGGAGCTTTATTTCTTCATCCCCAAGTCCGGCGAACTGTACGAGCGCCTCCTCACCGATGGCGAGGTGAACGTCTCGTACGCCGACCCCGGCGCGGACAGCTATGTCTCGCTCTCGGGCCAGGCGCGTTTCGTGGACGATCTGGCGCAAAAGGAAGCCTTGTGGTCGACCGCAGCCCAGGCATGGTTTCCGGGCGGCCACACCGATCCGGAGCTGGCCCTGCTGGCCGTGCGCATCCGCCATGCCGAATACTGGGACGTGGACGAAAGCAAGATGGTGCAGCTGTTCAAGATGGCCAAGGCGGCCGTCACCGGCCAGCCCCCGCGCCAGCTGGGCGAGCACAAGGAACTGACGCTGCCGTGA
- a CDS encoding zinc ribbon domain-containing protein YjdM, with product MTNAIPACPQCGLENTYPDGNHYICPDCAFEWPQAAESAEADAPEGGGAVLDAHGNPLADGDAVILVKDLKVKGSSSTLKKGTKIKGIRLVDGADGHNVDCKTELGSMLLKSEFLKKA from the coding sequence ATGACGAACGCCATCCCCGCCTGCCCCCAATGCGGCCTGGAGAACACCTACCCCGACGGCAACCACTACATCTGCCCTGACTGCGCCTTCGAATGGCCCCAGGCAGCCGAATCCGCCGAGGCCGACGCGCCCGAGGGCGGCGGCGCCGTGCTGGACGCCCACGGCAACCCGCTGGCCGATGGCGACGCGGTGATCCTGGTGAAGGACCTCAAGGTCAAGGGGTCCTCATCCACGCTCAAGAAGGGCACCAAGATCAAGGGCATCCGCCTCGTCGATGGCGCCGACGGCCACAACGTGGACTGCAAGACGGAGCTGGGCAGCATGCTGCTCAAGTCAGAGTTCCTGAAAAAGGCCTGA
- a CDS encoding PHB depolymerase family esterase produces MDWNLKLKQLMGQATHLVRSGQLADATRAIQQALGSASATAPGPAAPPPERAGPAPVQAPAAPFAFRTGTPWRSSAAQDVEDAVVVERGTVQAPPGAARPAPPSGPGARPAAAAPHAAEPPDSFTAVAFSHPGAPHNPHHYHLYVPPGAGAGTPMPLVLMLHGCTQNPVDFATGTGMNAAAAPANALVLYPAQPHSANPNGCWNWFRPEDQRRGGGEPALLVAMVQDVMARHPVDARRVYAAGLSAGGAMAALLGREYPDVFAAVGVHSGLQAGAAHNVMGALSAMKHGARPAAGTPAPGAVAAAPLIVFHGDADTTVHARNGEQLVQAARASAPGTVELGTHQGQSAGGQGYTRTVYGLAGAPVAEHWVLHGGGHAWAGGHAQGSHTDPRGVSATREMLRFFLEHPRGLAGTPP; encoded by the coding sequence ATGGACTGGAACCTCAAACTCAAACAGCTGATGGGTCAGGCCACCCACCTGGTGCGCAGCGGCCAGCTGGCGGATGCCACGCGGGCCATCCAGCAGGCGCTGGGCAGCGCTTCGGCCACGGCGCCGGGGCCCGCCGCGCCGCCGCCGGAACGCGCGGGCCCCGCCCCGGTGCAGGCACCGGCAGCCCCCTTCGCCTTTCGCACGGGAACCCCGTGGCGCAGCAGCGCGGCGCAGGACGTGGAGGACGCGGTGGTGGTCGAGCGCGGCACCGTGCAAGCCCCCCCGGGCGCGGCCCGGCCCGCCCCACCGTCCGGGCCGGGTGCACGCCCGGCGGCCGCCGCGCCGCACGCCGCCGAGCCCCCGGACAGCTTCACCGCGGTCGCCTTCAGCCACCCTGGCGCCCCGCACAACCCGCACCACTACCACCTGTACGTGCCGCCCGGCGCGGGGGCCGGCACGCCCATGCCACTGGTGCTGATGCTGCACGGCTGCACGCAGAATCCCGTGGACTTCGCCACCGGCACCGGGATGAACGCCGCCGCCGCCCCGGCCAACGCGCTGGTGCTGTACCCCGCACAGCCCCACAGCGCCAACCCCAACGGCTGCTGGAACTGGTTCCGCCCCGAAGACCAGCGCCGGGGCGGCGGCGAACCCGCTCTGCTGGTGGCGATGGTGCAGGACGTGATGGCGCGCCACCCCGTGGATGCGCGGCGCGTCTACGCGGCGGGCCTGTCGGCCGGCGGCGCCATGGCCGCGCTGCTGGGCCGCGAGTACCCCGACGTGTTTGCGGCCGTGGGCGTGCACTCGGGCCTGCAGGCCGGCGCGGCACACAACGTGATGGGGGCGCTGTCGGCCATGAAGCATGGCGCCAGGCCGGCGGCGGGCACCCCGGCTCCGGGGGCTGTTGCGGCGGCACCCCTGATCGTCTTCCACGGCGATGCCGACACCACCGTGCACGCCCGCAACGGCGAGCAGCTGGTGCAGGCGGCGCGGGCCAGCGCCCCGGGCACCGTGGAGCTGGGCACGCACCAGGGCCAGTCGGCCGGAGGCCAGGGCTACACGCGCACGGTGTATGGCCTCGCAGGCGCGCCGGTGGCGGAGCACTGGGTGCTGCATGGCGGCGGCCATGCCTGGGCGGGCGGGCATGCGCAGGGCAGCCACACCGACCCCCGGGGGGTATCGGCCACGCGGGAGATGCTGCGGTTCTTCCTGGAGCATCCCCGGGGACTGGCCGGCACCCCGCCATAA